The following are encoded together in the Novipirellula artificiosorum genome:
- a CDS encoding rhomboid family intramembrane serine protease codes for MRRIGTLSNEALAQRFCDFLVTLAIDAATDSSSAEDGAPWDIWIRDEKDVEQAREELVSFEASPDAERYNVKMQAATLRNKQVEEQQRRIAEQRKLHRKMPATTGASGMAANFPGRQQKIPVTIAVIAISVVAGYLSYFGRPRVSQDPTKLTTGENVYYTLSFVDDREYAETGDPFASIRKGQLWRLVTPMFLHGSTMHLAFNMIMLFMLGSAIERLQGSVFFGVLLIATQIAGMMLQVMLPGAESLPEFLHAMAGTPRAIGASGAVFGLFGYLWIRPTLDPSYPIHMPPSNVMLMLGWLVLCMTGMVGNIANGAHLGGLLAGMAAAYFVAPRDRV; via the coding sequence ATGCGCCGAATCGGCACTCTCTCTAACGAAGCTTTGGCACAGCGTTTTTGCGATTTTTTGGTGACGCTTGCGATTGATGCGGCGACCGATTCGAGTAGCGCTGAGGACGGGGCGCCGTGGGATATCTGGATTCGCGACGAAAAGGACGTGGAGCAAGCACGCGAGGAACTTGTTTCATTTGAGGCGTCCCCAGATGCGGAACGCTACAACGTGAAAATGCAAGCGGCGACGCTGCGGAACAAGCAAGTCGAAGAGCAGCAGCGGCGAATTGCCGAGCAGCGAAAACTGCATCGAAAAATGCCCGCGACCACGGGAGCGAGTGGAATGGCAGCCAATTTCCCAGGACGCCAGCAAAAGATCCCCGTTACGATTGCGGTCATCGCAATCTCCGTCGTCGCGGGCTACCTGTCCTATTTCGGGCGTCCCCGAGTGTCGCAGGACCCAACGAAACTAACCACCGGCGAGAACGTCTATTACACGCTTTCGTTTGTGGATGATCGTGAGTACGCCGAAACGGGCGATCCGTTTGCGTCGATCCGAAAGGGGCAACTTTGGCGATTGGTCACCCCGATGTTCTTGCATGGCAGCACGATGCATTTGGCGTTCAATATGATCATGCTGTTCATGCTCGGATCTGCAATTGAACGATTGCAGGGCAGCGTGTTCTTTGGGGTCTTGTTGATTGCGACTCAGATTGCAGGGATGATGTTGCAAGTGATGTTACCTGGAGCTGAATCGTTGCCCGAATTCTTGCATGCGATGGCCGGGACGCCGCGCGCGATCGGGGCGTCGGGGGCGGTGTTTGGCTTGTTCGGCTACCTTTGGATTCGGCCGACACTCGATCCGTCGTATCCGATCCACATGCCACCATCGAATGTTATGCTGATGCTCGGTTGGTTGGTCTTGTGCATGACCGGAATGGTCGGCAATATCGCCAATGGAGCCCACTTGGGTGGTTTGTTAGCAGGGATGGCAGCAGCCTACTTTGTCGCACCTCGAGATCGTGTATAA
- a CDS encoding DNA-directed RNA polymerase subunit alpha C-terminal domain-containing protein, whose product MNEIELDMVDLKEMVLANNSFGPSDVASIRAAITENYGHFGELRDAVNEMEEQEARSPAAQTKLGVCLFLLGKFRNSLNTLQKADGSAMALFYTGRAHFELGHFEEAIEAYEQSQKSGYNDDDCKIRIAESHRYAGRTDKALEILDNIFGPSEQTSEYMYQRAATVALVGGRLEEALALYQRAVNTDENHAGALFGLALENERLGNDEEALRLYERAVKAFPTGIGALINLGLIYEDNNQFDKAQACYRRILESYPDHPQTNLYLKDAAATGNLLYDEEAQRRNDRLAQTLNMPVANFELSVRSRNCLQKMGIDTIGDLTRTSEAELLSSKNFGETSLYEIREMLTSKGLSLGQFAHEKKSSDPPIDTSHMSADEQAFLERPISDLNLSVRARKCMARLQLNTIGELLRKTGDEMLECKNFGVTSLNEVREKLTDLGLKLRGD is encoded by the coding sequence ATGAATGAAATCGAACTCGATATGGTCGATTTAAAAGAGATGGTGTTGGCGAACAACTCGTTTGGGCCATCCGATGTCGCGTCCATTCGAGCGGCGATTACCGAGAATTACGGTCATTTCGGCGAACTTCGTGATGCCGTTAACGAAATGGAAGAACAGGAAGCACGCAGTCCTGCGGCGCAGACCAAATTGGGTGTCTGCCTGTTCCTGCTGGGCAAGTTCCGCAATTCGCTCAACACGCTGCAAAAGGCAGACGGCAGCGCAATGGCACTGTTCTACACCGGCCGGGCCCATTTTGAACTCGGCCATTTCGAAGAAGCGATCGAAGCGTACGAGCAATCGCAGAAATCCGGTTACAACGATGATGATTGCAAGATCCGGATCGCCGAATCGCATCGTTACGCTGGACGAACCGATAAAGCGCTCGAAATTCTGGATAATATTTTCGGACCTTCCGAGCAAACATCCGAGTACATGTACCAACGTGCAGCTACCGTTGCCTTGGTCGGAGGTCGGCTGGAGGAAGCGCTGGCGTTGTACCAACGAGCGGTCAACACGGACGAAAACCACGCCGGGGCCTTATTCGGTTTGGCGCTCGAAAACGAGCGTCTCGGCAATGACGAAGAGGCCTTGAGGCTCTACGAGCGTGCCGTGAAAGCCTTCCCGACTGGCATTGGGGCTTTGATCAACCTGGGTTTGATCTACGAAGACAATAACCAATTTGATAAGGCTCAAGCGTGCTATCGGAGGATTCTGGAATCATACCCCGATCACCCGCAAACGAACCTTTACCTGAAAGATGCGGCGGCAACCGGCAACTTGTTGTACGACGAGGAGGCCCAGCGACGAAATGACCGCTTGGCTCAAACGTTGAACATGCCCGTCGCTAACTTCGAATTGAGTGTTCGAAGTCGCAATTGCCTTCAAAAAATGGGCATCGACACGATTGGCGATTTGACGCGAACCAGCGAAGCGGAATTGCTGAGCAGCAAGAATTTTGGCGAAACGAGTCTCTACGAGATTCGCGAAATGTTAACCAGCAAAGGGTTGTCGCTCGGTCAATTCGCGCACGAAAAGAAGAGCAGCGATCCACCAATCGACACCAGCCACATGTCGGCCGACGAGCAAGCGTTCTTAGAGCGTCCTATTTCGGATCTGAATCTCTCGGTGCGAGCCAGGAAGTGTATGGCACGTTTGCAGCTCAACACGATCGGTGAGCTGTTGAGAAAGACGGGTGACGAGATGCTTGAGTGCAAGAACTTTGGCGTCACGAGCCTGAACGAAGTCCGTGAAAAGCTGACCGATCTTGGCCTCAAGCTTCGTGGTGACTGA
- a CDS encoding 3-deoxy-D-manno-octulosonic acid transferase encodes MFANLIYFAALLLVSPVVLYRMVRHGRYRRGVREKVLGLSASHARNLSAGKRCIWIHAVSVGEVNLVRGVAMRLQQQHPDTPVLISTSTDTGYDLAIRLFGAQRVFFCPLDFSWAVARAIRNLNPQLLLLAELELWPNLIRMTRDHGCPVMVINARLSESSANRYQRFGAFTRRTFARLSWVGCQNEATASRFLKCGSNPDRLEVTGSIKFDDAPTSRDTVEVQSRQQWAGVDPWNRVWVGGSTGPGEEAMVIRVYQSLRSSHHQLRLVLVPRHVERFDAVAKLVEQSGLKVHRRSTGKSRNQSSWESDTVVLVDTIGELRHWWGVSQIATVGGSFGDRGGQNMLEPAGYGSAVSFGPDTRNFKEIANQLVAEGGAARVADESELRQFVTRCLDDIPAADCLGRNARRVIGQHQGAKERTLASIEATLQSDDTHFRAA; translated from the coding sequence ATGTTCGCAAATTTGATCTACTTTGCTGCCCTGCTTCTGGTTTCGCCAGTGGTCCTGTACCGCATGGTCAGGCATGGTCGCTACCGGCGTGGCGTCCGTGAGAAGGTCCTTGGCTTGTCGGCATCTCATGCGCGAAACCTCTCCGCTGGCAAACGTTGCATTTGGATCCATGCCGTCAGTGTCGGCGAAGTCAATCTGGTTCGTGGCGTCGCAATGCGACTGCAACAACAACACCCTGATACACCTGTCCTGATCAGCACATCGACCGATACCGGCTACGACCTGGCTATTCGGCTGTTTGGCGCCCAGCGAGTCTTCTTCTGCCCTCTCGATTTCTCCTGGGCAGTGGCAAGGGCGATTCGAAATCTCAATCCGCAGTTGCTGCTGTTGGCGGAGCTCGAGCTTTGGCCCAATCTGATTCGCATGACTCGTGATCACGGATGCCCTGTGATGGTCATCAACGCACGGCTGAGTGAATCGAGTGCAAACCGATACCAACGCTTCGGCGCGTTCACACGACGAACGTTCGCCCGCTTGTCCTGGGTCGGCTGTCAAAACGAAGCGACAGCATCCCGTTTCCTGAAATGCGGCTCCAACCCAGATCGCCTTGAGGTGACCGGATCGATCAAGTTTGATGATGCACCTACGAGCCGCGATACGGTCGAGGTGCAATCGCGACAACAATGGGCTGGCGTTGACCCCTGGAACCGGGTTTGGGTCGGTGGCAGCACCGGCCCAGGCGAAGAAGCCATGGTGATTCGCGTTTACCAATCGCTGCGGTCATCCCATCACCAATTGCGTTTGGTGTTGGTACCCAGACACGTGGAACGATTCGATGCGGTCGCTAAGTTAGTCGAGCAATCGGGACTGAAGGTCCATCGCCGCTCGACCGGAAAATCACGGAACCAAAGCAGCTGGGAATCGGACACCGTCGTGTTGGTTGATACCATCGGCGAGCTTCGACACTGGTGGGGCGTGAGCCAGATTGCGACCGTTGGCGGCAGCTTTGGGGACCGAGGCGGTCAAAACATGCTGGAACCAGCCGGTTACGGCAGCGCGGTTTCGTTTGGGCCAGACACACGAAATTTTAAAGAAATCGCCAATCAATTGGTGGCCGAAGGTGGCGCAGCCCGCGTCGCAGACGAATCGGAATTGCGACAATTCGTCACTCGCTGCTTAGACGACATCCCCGCAGCAGATTGCCTCGGCCGGAACGCACGACGTGTCATCGGCCAGCACCAAGGGGCGAAAGAGCGGACGCTCGCCTCAATCGAAGCGACGCTGCAAAGCGACGATACCCATTTTCGAGCAGCTTAG